TTCTCGCTGAACATCCAGATCGGGCGTCGGCAGGTGGTCAAGGCCGAGGTGTCCTCGCATCGCATCCAGGTCATCACCGACGCTGGGGTCATCATGGACTTCCCGTGCAGCTACGGCGAGGCCGACAAGGCGCGCAACGTCACCCGCAACGGAATCCACGTCGTCACCGAGAAGTACTCCGACTTCTACATGTCCAACCCCGCGGCGGGCTACAGCAACGTGCACGAGCGTTGGGCGGTGCGGATCTCCAACAACGGCGAGTTCATCCACGCCAACCCGTCCAGCGCCGGCGCGCAGGGCAACAGCAACGTCACCAATGGCTGCATCAACCTGTCCACCTCCGATGCCGCCGAGTACTACCAGACGGCGATCTACGGCGACCCGGTCGAGGTGACCGGCAGCTCGATCCAGCTGTCGTACTCCGACGGTGATATCTGGGACTGGGCCGTGGACTGGGACACTTGGGTGGGCATGTCGGCGCTGCCGCCGCCGGCCGCGCACCCGCCTGGCACGCAGATCCCGGTCACCGCGCCGGCCACGCCGTCCACGGCGCCCACCCTGTCTGGCACACCGACGACCACGACGTCGCCGACGACCACTTCCTCGACGCCGCCGTCGACTAGTTCTGGGCCAGGTGGTTGAACCGCCGGGTCGCTGAGGCTTGGTCGCGGGGCCGGATGATGATCTGGTCCAGGTTTACGTGGGACGGCCGCGAGGCCACGAATCCGATCACCTCGGCGATGTCGGCGGCAACCAGCGGGGTCATGCCGGCGTACACGGCGTCCGCGCGCTGCTGATCGCCGTCGAACCGCACCAACGAGAACTCCGTCTCGACCGCGCCGGGGGCGATCTCGGTCAACCGCACCGGCTTGCCCAGTAGTTCGCCGCGTAGCGTGCGGTGCAGCGCGCCCTGGGCGTGCTTGGCCGCCGTATAGCCCGCACCACCGTCGTAAATCTCAAGGGCGGCAATGGAAGTCACCGTGACTATCAAACCGTCGCCGGATTCGATCAGCTTGGGCAGCAGTGCCCGGGTGACCCGTAACGTGCCCAGCACGTTGGTCTCCCACATCCATCGCCAGTGCTCCATGTCGGCGTCGGCCACCGCTGCCAGGCCTTTTGCCCCGCCGGCGTTGTTGACCAGCACGTCTACCCGGTGAAGTTGGGCGGCCAGTGCCGCCACGTCCTCGTCCTTTGTGATGTCAGCCACAATCGCTGTGCCGCCGATCTCGGCTGCCAGCGCCTGCACGCGGTCCGAACGACGTGCCACCGGGACAACGTGAAAACCTTGGGCTGCAAGCGTTTTGGCAGTTGCTGCGCCAATTCCGGAGCTGGCGCCGGTAACCACCGCAACTCGGGTTGGCGCATCGGGAGAACTCACCGGGACAACTGTAGTGAACAGTGCTAAATTTTCGGTGTGTACTGCAGCGCCTTGTTCGGCACCACGACCGCGTGTCTCTACGCGGGCGCGTGTTGTTGTCGCGCACGTTGCCGCGCCTGAGCTGACGCAAGTCGCGGGTGTGGCCAGGGACCAGGCCAAAAAGACTCCGACAAGGACTGCCAGTGCACTCGACTACTTTCACCCACCATTCACATAGCCGCGTACCCGGCTCGAACGCAGCGCTACGTTCGTACCGTCAGGTGGTGCCGCCGGCACTGCACCTGTCCGACTCCGCGGCCGCATCGGTGTTCCGGGCGGTACGGCTGCGGGGACCGGTCGGCCGAGACGTCATCGCCAATGTCACCTCACTGAGCATTGCCACGGTGAACCGCCAGGTCATCGCGCTGCTCGACGCCGGCCTGCTGCGTGAGCGCGCCGACCTGGCGGTGTCCGGGGCGATCGGACGCCCTCGGGTGCCGGTGGAGGTCAACCACGAACCATTCGTGACGCTGGGCATTCACATCGGTGCGCGCACCACCAGCATCGTCGCCACCGACCTGT
The nucleotide sequence above comes from Mycobacterium vicinigordonae. Encoded proteins:
- a CDS encoding SDR family oxidoreductase yields the protein MSSPDAPTRVAVVTGASSGIGAATAKTLAAQGFHVVPVARRSDRVQALAAEIGGTAIVADITKDEDVAALAAQLHRVDVLVNNAGGAKGLAAVADADMEHWRWMWETNVLGTLRVTRALLPKLIESGDGLIVTVTSIAALEIYDGGAGYTAAKHAQGALHRTLRGELLGKPVRLTEIAPGAVETEFSLVRFDGDQQRADAVYAGMTPLVAADIAEVIGFVASRPSHVNLDQIIIRPRDQASATRRFNHLAQN